In Vanessa tameamea isolate UH-Manoa-2023 chromosome 19, ilVanTame1 primary haplotype, whole genome shotgun sequence, one genomic interval encodes:
- the LOC113399338 gene encoding uncharacterized protein LOC113399338, which translates to MKSSFQVRYRGLNVYLNEDLLMITVERAFTIEALVVNIDYYESNVKYEWKCFNNEEICNFIDSSNESVYNFSSGIPYKDEFRVSLTVTIFNESATANATIVTFDADLRVPELQIQPVNRIINENEETTLSVKAYDVAPSCNLSWYFVTEELLKLNSDKDMMEYGEIISDSNRKLSLNEQFLGELIEFDYETKSIEVEGVITNAGKASLIADCECINGTDYRTIALVYVEVNFKLNRGPIVHNLTVSKIR; encoded by the exons ATGAAATCATCCTTCCAAGTGCGTTATCGAGGattaaacgtatatttaaaCGAAGATCTTCTTATGATAACTGTAGAGAGAGCTTTCACTATAGAGGCTCTAGTCGTAAACATCGATTATTATGAAAGTAACGTAAAA tacgaatggaaatgttttaataatgaagAAATTTGCAACTTTATCGACAGCAGTAATGAAAGCGTTTACAATTTTTCATCCGGCATTCCTTATAAAGACGA GTTCAGAGTTTCCCTTACAGTAACTATATTCAACGAGTCCGCCACAGCTAATGCAACGATAGTCACTTTCGATGCAGATCTCCGTGTCCCTGAGCTTcag ATTCAACCCGTCAAccgaataataaatgaaaatgaagaaaCAACGTTATCAGTCAAAGCGTACGACGTGGCGCCATCTTGTAATTTATCCTGGTACTTTGTCACGGAAGAATTATTGAAGTTGAATTCGGACAAGGATATGATGGAG TATGGAGAAATAATATCAGACTCGAACCGAAAACTATCTTTGAATGAACAGTTTCTCGGTGAACTAATAGAATTTGACTACGAAACCAAATCTATTGAAGTAGAAGGTGTTATAACAAATGCTGGTAAAGCAAGCTTAATAGCTGATTGTGAATGTATTAATGGTACAGATTATCGAACGATAGCACTCGTGTATGTTGAAGTTAATTTTAAGTTGAATCGTGGACCAATAGTTCATAATTTGACGGTGAGTAAGATACGATAA